The following DNA comes from Triticum aestivum cultivar Chinese Spring chromosome 3D, IWGSC CS RefSeq v2.1, whole genome shotgun sequence.
CTTTTACATCGAATAGTACCTGTGCTAGAAATATATGATTTTTTAGCTTGAACCACAAAGTATTTCTTCATGAAAACTTAATGGGACGTGGTACATATCCCTACGTTCTTGTGTACGGTGGAGCAGGTAGAAGCGGCACGGCCACACAGACCGGGGGGGTGGGTGAGGGCGGCGGGTGGCACTATACGGACCGGCGGGGCTACCGGTGCTAGGATTGGATTTTTTTTGGAGAGAAGCTAGGatttttttaggggggggggggggggcattatgGCTAGCTTTATTGAAAATCAAAGAATAATTACATCGTTCACCAGTTGGCTAATTAAGAATCCAGGAGGTTCATTAGTCCAACTGTCATTACGTTTATTACAAAAGCTAAATTAAGCTAGCTCATGTGCTACGTAATTCTCATCACGAAGACAGTGATTGAAGATGACCTTCTCAATTAATTTATCCGGAGTAAGGACAGCAGCTGAGAAGGGGCAAAAAAATGCAATCCGCAAAAATTGCTGCTGCTGCATCCCACCATTGGTTTTGCCCTTGACAATAATTCACCACATTTATCAAATCCGATTCAGCCTCAATTCTGTTGAAACCCATGGAGTTTGCAAAAAGATAAACCATCCCTCATGGCCATCGCTTCAACAGTCATCACATCCGCTGCGTTCTGAATATATTAGCACTGTGCAGCTATGAAGCATCCCCTATCATCACGCAAAACTGCTCCTGTTGCGCCTTGAGAAGCTAGGATTGGAAATGAATGATGCATTCTGAATATATTAGCACTGTGCAGCTATGAAGCGTCCCCTATCATCACGCAAAACTGCTCCTGTTGCGCCTGAGAAGCTAGGATTGGAAATGAATGATCGAGAAATGAGAAGCGAGAGGAACGAAATATACTTCGATTTGTAGCGGGACGAGTAGTAAAATAATTGGGCCTATACATTTGGTACGGAGCGGCCCAATCCACCAACTCTTTCTTctccctcaaaaaagaaaaaagaaaagaaaatctcgTGCCCACCCCTTCGACCCAGAAAGAaacgcagcgccgccgccgccggtatCAACCGCTCGCGTTGCTGCCTGCTCGAACCTGGAGGAGGAAGAATAGGTAAGGAGGAGGGGCGCTTGCTCCGCCGTCGGGGACTCGGGCGACCGCCCGAGCTCGCCCAGTGCTAGATCCGCCACTGCCGCCATGAAACTGACCTGCGTGGCCACCCCCGGCAGCGGCGGCGACTACCACACGCCGGCGAGCCACTTACTGGAGGTGGAGGGCGTCCGCCTCCTCCTAGACTGCCCCGTCGACCTCTCGGCCCTCGCAGCATTCGCCCCGGTGCCACTCGGCGCGGACTGCGGTGACGCGGGGGACCTCATCCGCGCGGTTCCCTATTActggtcgccggcggcggccgcAGCCGCGAAAGCAGGTGGCGTGGATGCCGTGCTCGTTTCGTCCGCAACGGGGATGCTTGGGCTCCCCTTCCTCACGCGGCTCCCAAGCTTCGCAAACACCAAGGTGACTCCCATCCCTGCCACTCTTTGGTGCATAGCACCCTAAATTTCGAACTGTGCTTGTTTAGGCTGGAACTTCTGTTGGGAATTTGAACGATTTGTTGTTTTTTGTCCTAGTGAAGAGTTGGGTTACATGTTTGAAACTGTAGTTAACATGTTTTTTTTTTAGGGGAATGTAGTTAACATGTTAGCGCATGATTTTGCACTATTCAGATTATCTAAAAGAACAAGCTTGCTGAATGTGAGATCCAATAGTCTGAAGGACAGATGAGTTAGCTAATTGTCTTTTCTTTAGTTTGCGGATAATTAACTTCTGTAGGTTAGCACTGAGGTGTACAAAAATGGGGGGAAGCAGGGGCAGAACAATTGGAGTTGATGTTCTATTTTAAGAAAATGATGAAAACAGGTCCGCTCCTGTATGAATCCCAAGGCAAGCTCATTGGCTTTTTGTTCTCGATGACAGACAATTAACATCCTTAGGTCGCTTTACTACAAAGTGGAACTTAGGGGCTGAAACGTCTGGGCATGTTTTTTCTTAAAGGTCATATACAATTACCAAGGGATTgaaatatattatattatattgGCTGTAAAATCTTCTGTTAAACAAAACTTCACCTCCATAGGTAGGTGCTAGTGCATACAATGAAATATATAGCGCGATTGTTGACTGTATGAAACTTTGAATAGGTTTATGTTACAGAGTTAGCTGCAAGGATTGGAAAGCTAATGATGGGGGAGCTCATGGAGATGCACTCTGAGTTTGTAAGATACTATGGGCTAGATACGGATGGGTCACCCAAGTGGATGCAAGGGGAGAAACTCCATAAACTCCTGTCGTCATTGCAGAATATAGTGATTGAAGATGAGGGAATGGATTTAGCTCCTTTGATGCCTCTCTACAGGTACACATTATTTAATAGCCCATTTACTTGCTAAATTGCATGTGTTACCCATTTACTATAGAGAAATTTACATCTGAAAGCTTACAAATATACCAGTTTCCCATATTTATCCTTGACCTTTAGAAATGGTTTCCGCTGGTTCATTTAAATTTGATAATCTTAGGGGGTGTGCTAGGAGCAAACAGTATCCAACCAAATCCATAAATTGACAACAGCCAAATTCTAATATTTTACTAGTCAAGTAGCAAATTACGAAGTTTAATAGATACCAACTTTTCATTCATGAATATATGGTAAGTTTGTAATCTATGATAGTTTTTTTTAACCTTGAGTTACTTGAAATACATACTTGACTCTGTAATTTCATGTACACATCTGATACGGCACCTGTTTACATCCCTAGTAACCTGGCTTGGTGTTAGGCCAGTGTTGTTGGTGACAACTGAAAAGGCCATTTGAGTAAAAGATCTAAATGTTTCCATATGCTTAGTATCTCAGTTACATGCAAATAGAGCTGACTAGATTTTAGTCTTGCAAGGAAATATGTGAGATTGGACCATATGGTTGCCATTCAATTTTATGACTGCATAGGAGATTCACTACTTAATAATGATATCAACGCTGCTCTATCATCCTGCTTTCTTTTCTTAATTGGATTACACCTATTGCAGTGCCCCAAACTTAGAAGAATGCATGCGAAAAACCCAGACTGTGAAATACGGGGAGGAGGTTTGCTtcaatggcatgttgatgctgaaAGCCTCTAGCTCTGGCCTGGAGCTTGGCAATTGTGTCTGGTCAATAAAGGGTCCAAGAGCAAGTATTACCTACTTGCCAAGCACCTTGTTTGTGTCAGCCCATGCCTTAGATTGCGACTATAACTCTCTGAAGGAAAATGATATCATTTTGTTTTCAGATTTCTCGTCCTTGAATGTCATGGATGAGAATAATGAGAATCTGGGTGAGAATGCAATGGTTTGTGATGACTCACTGTTGAGGTATGCTAGTGTGTCGCAGTTCAGTTTTGTATGACTTGCTTATGTGTTAAAAATAACCTTCTGCATTTCTTGTTGCATGGAATGTTACTTAAAATCTCCAAGGGCTGATGGTGTTGATGAGGATGAATATGTCCAATGCCTGTCTAAGAATGATGATATTGCAGAGGAGATAGAGAGAATCAGTTTCATATGCTCATGTATATCAGATGCAATCAAATCTGGAGGTTCTGTTTTAATACCAATAGGACGACTTGGGGTTATTCTTTTAATTTTGGAACACATATCAGAAACGTTACTTTCTTCCAACATGAAGGTAATTGTAGTAGTTCTTGACCCCTTGTTATTGTATAGTGGACTCTTGTTAATATTAatgttaaaatatattttcattgtgctttgtgtaagtcAGGCTTTGTAGTAACGTTGTTAATAATACCAGCATACTTTTACTTAGGATATGCATGGTTTTGCTAATGGTGAAATGTGAAGTTGACAATGCCTGACTTGCAGTCAACAGGCTGTAAGATGATTAGCTTTAAAGAGTGTTTAAAGATGCATGTGGTACAAAGGGTGTTTTAGTTCTACACTGTAGTCATTTAAAATATCAAGCTCCTTTAGTTCTATTATATGAAATATTATGCCCATTCCAAATCACTATATTTTCTCTGAATTACTCATTTGTCTTCTCACATGTTTTGCATCTGTTGTTTTGGGCTGACATTTTCCCCCTGTTTTGAGCCAGGTACCCATATTTATGATTTCTGATGCAGCAGAAAAAATAATATCCTTTACGAATGCCGTGCCAGAATGGCTATGCAAGCCACGCCAAGAAAAGGTCATTCCCTTCTCACTATGGTTGTTTTGACATATGAACTTATCATGGTCTTACTGCAACACTATTTATCCTGCAGCTATTCTCGAGGGAGGAGGAGGCATTATTTGGCCATGTGGAGCTTCTGAAGGAAGGCAGACTATTTCTGTTTCCTCATCTATACTCAAAGGGCCTGCTGTAAGAAGTTTATCAAAATTTTGTTGCTAGTTATTACTTTTTACGACAATACATGATAGGTAACCTTAATATTGTTTAGTTTAGGATCACTAACTTCGATCTCTTTTACTCtccttatactccctctgttcggaaatacttgtcattgaaatggatgtatctagatgtattttagttctagatacatccattttggtgacaagtaattccgaacggagggagtagaaagctcggtactggttgtttcttattttggtTTTGGTTGTTTGTTAATTTACGGAGGTCCAACAATATCTGGTTGCTACCTTTAGCATAATTTATACTATGACTTATCCTGCTTTTTATTCATGTGAGCTCACTTGAACAGTTGGATTTCAGTTACTTCTTTAATGTTGTTTCCTGCATTTTCTGCTGTGTAATAACGCTAGAATCCTGCCAGGGCAGCGTGGAAGGAGCCCTGCATTGTATTTTGTCTAGACTGGAGCCTTAGGCACAGCACAGCAGTCCATTTGCTTCGTCGGTGGCATGCAGATAAACGGAATCTTCTTGTTTTGGAGGTAAACAGGTTTCAAATCTTTTCACTGGACGTGGCATAATCTTAACTGCTGTTGGTGATGCTAAATACATGATTATTTCACGTGCAGCAAGGAGTTGATACTGAGCTGACTCTTAAGCCTTTCACGCCTGCGGCAATCCAAGTTCTTGAATGTTCTTTTCTTTCTGGAATAAAGTATGTTGAAACTTCAAAAGCTCATGTTTATGTTTCACTACTTCATAGTAACAAAGCAGAATATGTCGACTAAAGGCTCTGAGTTTCTTGAATATTGACAGGGTGCGGAAAGTCAATCCATTACTGGCAGTTCTTAAACCGAAGCTCGTTCTGGTATGCCATTACTTATTTTCCCACATCCTTCCGGTGGAGCTGATTTTCTTGAAGCAAGCGATCATCTCCTCACACTCTACTTTACCCTGCAGTTCCCTGAAGAACTGAAGTCGTGGTGTCCATCGAAGGAGGACGCTCCATGGTCATACCTGTACTACTCCAAGGGAAAAACTATCGAGATCCCAAACATACGAGAAGACTTCGTGGTGGGGCTTCCAACCGATGTCGCCTTTGGGTTGCAGCCTAGGCAGTTGGACAAGGCCATCGCCATCGCGAGGCTGAGGGCAAAGCTCCATCTCAGCAAGGGGCAGTACGTGCTGGTTGCTCCGAAGGATCAGTCCGATGAATCGAACCGGCAGTTGCTACACTGGGGAGCTGTCGATGCAGGCCGCCTGTTGTCAGCCTTGCAAGAGAAGGGGATCGAATGCGCTTTTCCTGCAGACAACGATGATGGctcggcgggttgtgagcgctcgATTTTGATTACCAGTCCGGGAGAAGCTCTGGTGAAGATGGCGCCTGACAGGACCGTTATCTACTGCGACGATGAGAGTACAACCAAGCAGATCTATGATGCTCTCAGCAGTGTTTGTAATGGGATCTAGTTACATGCTACTGCACAGTTAATGGTAGGGTTCATGGGGACGTAATCTGAAAGGAAAGAGTGTCAGATGATGAATGTGGAATTGCACAACTTGGTTTTCGCCGTGGAATGTTGGAGTAGGTGGGTTTAGGAGCCACATTGGTATCAAGAGAAGAGAATTAGTTGCACATTTACCAGTTTGATCTCTGACGAAACCAAGAGGACGAAAATGAAGAAGTGAAACACAGTTTACCCTCTGAACACGCCTCGCCGATGACTGAGCATGCATCAAGCAGTCCATCTGTGGCGAGGAGGCTCCAGCGGGGGCGACCTGAGAACACATGAGTTGATAAGAGACGCTCGTCAATCAAGCGGTTCATATCTCATGTGTTCCCAGCTCGACCCCACAGGAATTTCCTCGCGTGTCCTGTCCTTGTTCAGCATAACGTCACTCCTGCTACGCTGACGGAAATCTATGGCTGTATCTCCTCTTCTTCAGTTAAGTTGTGTCGATCAATTCTACTTATAGCTTTTTGATGCCACTCGGGGAGAAAGGGTTGTGACGGACGGAGATTGGTGTTGTACTACTGCACTGCATTTTCCTGGCAGGCACAGGTGAAGTagtacgtactagtagtactactattcTCGGTGCGTCCATGTCCGAGATagccggagggagggagggagggagcgagTACAGCTCGTTGTACTGCAGCCAGAGCCAGCGTTCCTCCCCCGGCACGGCACGGCAGTACAGATTGTACTGCAGCCTGCGGCCACCCCTTGTGATGCAGAAGCAGAACCTTCCACTTGCAGCTTTATTTGCGTTGATTGCTGCACTCGTTGTCGTCTCCATGTGCAGGTGCGACCGATTACTAGGAGCAATCGTCACCCGCCAGCTCTTATTTGGAGTTTATCCCATCCATTGCAAAATTACTTCACTGAACGTGTTAATATCCTGTATATGATGTGCCTTTCTGTCGGCACAATGCGACACTGCACAACAAAAGAGTACAAGTATTACCTCTGTTCCGAAATAGTATAAGTCGGTGGGGAAGTTTAGTTTACACTTTCCCAACAACTTATATTTAGGATTGGAGGGAGTATATCAGTTATTGGAGGGAGCAAAGAAAATGCATGTGCACGACTTGTGGTGTAGTACAATGAAAGGGTCGTGCATCAGCCGAACCGAAAGCTCCCTTCCTTTTCTAGTGCTCCATGTTCCACCTTCCTCTCTCGCGGCCTCCCTCAGCGAGCTCCATCACCGCGTCCTGTCCTCCCGCTCTGCCGGCGACCGGGAGGGGGCTTCTGTGTCAAGCTTCAG
Coding sequences within:
- the LOC123080191 gene encoding integrator complex subunit 9 homolog isoform X2 — translated: MKLTCVATPGSGGDYHTPASHLLEVEGVRLLLDCPVDLSALAAFAPVPLGADCGDAGDLIRAVPYYWSPAAAAAAKAGGVDAVLVSSATGMLGLPFLTRLPSFANTKVYVTELAARIGKLMMGELMEMHSEFVRYYGLDTDGSPKWMQGEKLHKLLSSLQNIVIEDEGMDLAPLMPLYSAPNLEECMRKTQTVKYGEEVCFNGMLMLKASSSGLELGNCVWSIKGPRANFSSLNVMDENNENLGENAMVCDDSLLRADGVDEDEYVQCLSKNDDIAEEIERISFICSCISDAIKSGGSVLIPIGRLGVILLILEHISETLLSSNMKVPIFMISDAAEKIISFTNAVPEWLCKPRQEKLFSREEEALFGHVELLKEGRLFLFPHLYSKGLLAAWKEPCIVFCLDWSLRHSTAVHLLRRWHADKRNLLVLEQGVDTELTLKPFTPAAIQVLECSFLSGIKVRKVNPLLAVLKPKLVLFPEELKSWCPSKEDAPWSYLYYSKGKTIEIPNIREDFVVGLPTDVAFGLQPRQLDKAIAIARLRAKLHLSKGQYVLVAPKDQSDESNRQLLHWGAVDAGRLLSALQEKGIECAFPADNDDGSAGCERSILITSPGEALVKMAPDRTVIYCDDESTTKQIYDALSSVCNGI
- the LOC123080191 gene encoding integrator complex subunit 9 homolog isoform X1; amino-acid sequence: MKLTCVATPGSGGDYHTPASHLLEVEGVRLLLDCPVDLSALAAFAPVPLGADCGDAGDLIRAVPYYWSPAAAAAAKAGGVDAVLVSSATGMLGLPFLTRLPSFANTKVYVTELAARIGKLMMGELMEMHSEFVRYYGLDTDGSPKWMQGEKLHKLLSSLQNIVIEDEGMDLAPLMPLYSAPNLEECMRKTQTVKYGEEVCFNGMLMLKASSSGLELGNCVWSIKGPRASITYLPSTLFVSAHALDCDYNSLKENDIILFSDFSSLNVMDENNENLGENAMVCDDSLLRADGVDEDEYVQCLSKNDDIAEEIERISFICSCISDAIKSGGSVLIPIGRLGVILLILEHISETLLSSNMKVPIFMISDAAEKIISFTNAVPEWLCKPRQEKLFSREEEALFGHVELLKEGRLFLFPHLYSKGLLAAWKEPCIVFCLDWSLRHSTAVHLLRRWHADKRNLLVLEQGVDTELTLKPFTPAAIQVLECSFLSGIKVRKVNPLLAVLKPKLVLFPEELKSWCPSKEDAPWSYLYYSKGKTIEIPNIREDFVVGLPTDVAFGLQPRQLDKAIAIARLRAKLHLSKGQYVLVAPKDQSDESNRQLLHWGAVDAGRLLSALQEKGIECAFPADNDDGSAGCERSILITSPGEALVKMAPDRTVIYCDDESTTKQIYDALSSVCNGI
- the LOC123080191 gene encoding integrator complex subunit 9 homolog isoform X3, coding for MLGLPFLTRLPSFANTKVYVTELAARIGKLMMGELMEMHSEFVRYYGLDTDGSPKWMQGEKLHKLLSSLQNIVIEDEGMDLAPLMPLYSAPNLEECMRKTQTVKYGEEVCFNGMLMLKASSSGLELGNCVWSIKGPRASITYLPSTLFVSAHALDCDYNSLKENDIILFSDFSSLNVMDENNENLGENAMVCDDSLLRADGVDEDEYVQCLSKNDDIAEEIERISFICSCISDAIKSGGSVLIPIGRLGVILLILEHISETLLSSNMKVPIFMISDAAEKIISFTNAVPEWLCKPRQEKLFSREEEALFGHVELLKEGRLFLFPHLYSKGLLAAWKEPCIVFCLDWSLRHSTAVHLLRRWHADKRNLLVLEQGVDTELTLKPFTPAAIQVLECSFLSGIKVRKVNPLLAVLKPKLVLFPEELKSWCPSKEDAPWSYLYYSKGKTIEIPNIREDFVVGLPTDVAFGLQPRQLDKAIAIARLRAKLHLSKGQYVLVAPKDQSDESNRQLLHWGAVDAGRLLSALQEKGIECAFPADNDDGSAGCERSILITSPGEALVKMAPDRTVIYCDDESTTKQIYDALSSVCNGI